One window from the genome of Drosophila albomicans strain 15112-1751.03 chromosome 2L, ASM965048v2, whole genome shotgun sequence encodes:
- the LOC117564686 gene encoding putative inorganic phosphate cotransporter isoform X1, whose protein sequence is MEDNRPKWGQACSHACCVPQRIIVGIMSFFALLFAYTHRVSLSHVITQLVVPINRTSDDEDKEDVCPADDDVSTTPSDHRGEYRWSEQMQGIILSCFYVGYIITHMPGGILSDKFGAKWVLLICMLISALCTMLCPLAIIYFEEWGLIVDRVIMGAAQGTMFPAVTALLSAWVPVRERGSLGAFTYSGVILGTVVSNSCSGVMLHYFHWSVTLIVFGGLSIVWCIVFLFLCTSRPDGHPCMKPKELSYLIETMGDRNKGKLPIPWKELLLSKALVALIISQIGHDWGYYVMITCLPKYISDVIRFSIRSNGFVTALPFLAMFISSNISGFVTDYVIHKGLISISNIRKLLTFLAALGPGALMVAASYAGCDKFLVIALFTISMFVMGLYYAGQKLTPMDMSPSFSGTLTAISNGLGS, encoded by the exons ATGGAGGATAATCGGCCAAAATGGGGCCAAGCCTGCAGTCATG cTTGTTGTGTACCTCAACGCATTATCGTCGGGATAATGTCGTTCTTTGCACTCCTGTTCGCCTATACACACCGTGTCTCGCTTTCTCATGTTATCACCCAGCTAGTAGTACCCATAAACAGAACCTCAGACGACGAGGATAAAGAGGATGTATGCCCTGCAGATGATGACGTATCCACGACTCCCTCTGAT CATAGAGGCGAATATCGTTGGAGTGAACAGATGCAGGGCATCATTCTTAGCTGCTTCTATGTAGGTTACATTATCACCCATATGCCCGGAGGTATCTTATCGGACAAATTTGGAGCCAAATGGGTGCTGCTCATATGCATGTTGATCTCCGCACTATGTACAATGCTTTGTCCTttggcaattatttatttcgaaGAATGGGGTCTAATAGTCGATCGTGTAATCATGGGAGCTGCCCAAGGAACCATGTTCCCTGCGGTAACAGCACTACTTTCCGCTTGGGTGCCAGTCAGGGAACGAGGCTCCTTGGGCGCCTTCACATACAGTGGAGTTATTTTAGGTACTGTTGTAAGCAACTCTTGCTCTGGCGTCATGCTTCATTACTTCCACTGGTCGGTAACGTTAATTGTTTTCGGTGGCTTGTCAATTGTTTGGTGCATAGTTTTT CTGTTTTTGTGTACCAGCCGACCAGACGGTCATCCTTGTATGAAGCCCAAGGAGCTTAGCTATCTCATTGAAACAATGGGTGATCGTAACAAAGGTAAGTTACCAATACCCTGGAAGGAGTTGTTGCTGAGTAAAGCATTAGTGGCCTTGATAATAAGCCAAATTGGCCATGACTGGGGTTACTATGTAATGATCACGTGTTTGCCCAAGTACATCAGTGATGTAATTCGGTTTTCGATACGATCTAATGGATTTGTGACGGCCCTTCCTTTTCTTGCTATGTTCATTTCTTCGAATATCAGTGGATTTGTGACAGATTATGTAATTCACAAAGGTCTAATATCTATAAGCAATATTCGCAAATTGCTCACTTTTTTAG CTGCCCTTGGACCTGGAGCTTTGATGGTGGCAGCGTCGTATGCAGGATGCGATAAATTTCTGGTAATAGCACTCTTTACCATCTCGATGTTTGTAATGGGTCTCTATTACGCTGGACAAAAGTTGACACCCATGGATATGTCACCAAGCTTTTCGGGCACACTTACAGCCATCTCAAATGGACTTGGCTCTTAG
- the LOC117564686 gene encoding putative inorganic phosphate cotransporter isoform X2, translating to MYALQMMTYPRLPLIGEYRWSEQMQGIILSCFYVGYIITHMPGGILSDKFGAKWVLLICMLISALCTMLCPLAIIYFEEWGLIVDRVIMGAAQGTMFPAVTALLSAWVPVRERGSLGAFTYSGVILGTVVSNSCSGVMLHYFHWSVTLIVFGGLSIVWCIVFLFLCTSRPDGHPCMKPKELSYLIETMGDRNKGKLPIPWKELLLSKALVALIISQIGHDWGYYVMITCLPKYISDVIRFSIRSNGFVTALPFLAMFISSNISGFVTDYVIHKGLISISNIRKLLTFLAALGPGALMVAASYAGCDKFLVIALFTISMFVMGLYYAGQKLTPMDMSPSFSGTLTAISNGLGS from the exons ATGTATGCCCTGCAGATGATGACGTATCCACGACTCCCTCTGAT AGGCGAATATCGTTGGAGTGAACAGATGCAGGGCATCATTCTTAGCTGCTTCTATGTAGGTTACATTATCACCCATATGCCCGGAGGTATCTTATCGGACAAATTTGGAGCCAAATGGGTGCTGCTCATATGCATGTTGATCTCCGCACTATGTACAATGCTTTGTCCTttggcaattatttatttcgaaGAATGGGGTCTAATAGTCGATCGTGTAATCATGGGAGCTGCCCAAGGAACCATGTTCCCTGCGGTAACAGCACTACTTTCCGCTTGGGTGCCAGTCAGGGAACGAGGCTCCTTGGGCGCCTTCACATACAGTGGAGTTATTTTAGGTACTGTTGTAAGCAACTCTTGCTCTGGCGTCATGCTTCATTACTTCCACTGGTCGGTAACGTTAATTGTTTTCGGTGGCTTGTCAATTGTTTGGTGCATAGTTTTT CTGTTTTTGTGTACCAGCCGACCAGACGGTCATCCTTGTATGAAGCCCAAGGAGCTTAGCTATCTCATTGAAACAATGGGTGATCGTAACAAAGGTAAGTTACCAATACCCTGGAAGGAGTTGTTGCTGAGTAAAGCATTAGTGGCCTTGATAATAAGCCAAATTGGCCATGACTGGGGTTACTATGTAATGATCACGTGTTTGCCCAAGTACATCAGTGATGTAATTCGGTTTTCGATACGATCTAATGGATTTGTGACGGCCCTTCCTTTTCTTGCTATGTTCATTTCTTCGAATATCAGTGGATTTGTGACAGATTATGTAATTCACAAAGGTCTAATATCTATAAGCAATATTCGCAAATTGCTCACTTTTTTAG CTGCCCTTGGACCTGGAGCTTTGATGGTGGCAGCGTCGTATGCAGGATGCGATAAATTTCTGGTAATAGCACTCTTTACCATCTCGATGTTTGTAATGGGTCTCTATTACGCTGGACAAAAGTTGACACCCATGGATATGTCACCAAGCTTTTCGGGCACACTTACAGCCATCTCAAATGGACTTGGCTCTTAG
- the LOC117564686 gene encoding putative inorganic phosphate cotransporter isoform X3, with translation MEDNRPKWGQACSHACCVPQRIIVGIMSFFALLFAYTHRVSLSHVITQLVVPINRTSDDEDKEDVCPADDDVSTTPSDHRGEYRWSEQMQGIILSCFYVGYIITHMPGGILSDKFGAKWVLLICMLISALCTMLCPLAIIYFEEWGLIVDRVIMGAAQGTMFPAVTALLSAWVPVRERGSLGAFTYSGVILGTVVSNSCSGVMLHYFHWSVTLIVFGGLSIVWCIVFLFLCTSRPDGHPCMKPKELSYLIETMGDRNKVDL, from the exons ATGGAGGATAATCGGCCAAAATGGGGCCAAGCCTGCAGTCATG cTTGTTGTGTACCTCAACGCATTATCGTCGGGATAATGTCGTTCTTTGCACTCCTGTTCGCCTATACACACCGTGTCTCGCTTTCTCATGTTATCACCCAGCTAGTAGTACCCATAAACAGAACCTCAGACGACGAGGATAAAGAGGATGTATGCCCTGCAGATGATGACGTATCCACGACTCCCTCTGAT CATAGAGGCGAATATCGTTGGAGTGAACAGATGCAGGGCATCATTCTTAGCTGCTTCTATGTAGGTTACATTATCACCCATATGCCCGGAGGTATCTTATCGGACAAATTTGGAGCCAAATGGGTGCTGCTCATATGCATGTTGATCTCCGCACTATGTACAATGCTTTGTCCTttggcaattatttatttcgaaGAATGGGGTCTAATAGTCGATCGTGTAATCATGGGAGCTGCCCAAGGAACCATGTTCCCTGCGGTAACAGCACTACTTTCCGCTTGGGTGCCAGTCAGGGAACGAGGCTCCTTGGGCGCCTTCACATACAGTGGAGTTATTTTAGGTACTGTTGTAAGCAACTCTTGCTCTGGCGTCATGCTTCATTACTTCCACTGGTCGGTAACGTTAATTGTTTTCGGTGGCTTGTCAATTGTTTGGTGCATAGTTTTT CTGTTTTTGTGTACCAGCCGACCAGACGGTCATCCTTGTATGAAGCCCAAGGAGCTTAGCTATCTCATTGAAACAATGGGTGATCGTAACAAAG TGGATTTGTGA
- the LOC117564685 gene encoding putative inorganic phosphate cotransporter isoform X3, with amino-acid sequence MDNRPEWGKGCSRGCLLPQRVVVAIMSFLAIICAYTHRVSISHVITKLVVPINRTNDEVDHEDVCPVDEDTSTETPLFFLCTSRPDQHPCIKPEELSYLTEALGERSQGKSPLPWKELLLSVPLLALVISQIGHDWGYYVMITCLPKYIANVIRFSIRSNGFVTALPFLAMFICTNLAGLLADYIIKSGKMSITNERKLYTFISAFGPGAFTVLASYAGCNKILVIGLFTFAMFLMGFYYSGQKLTPMDMSPSYAGTLMAICNGLGSLAGLASPPVVGYLTPNATMNEWRVVFWLGFVIFIISAIVFAVIGTAEVQPYDPAYTGEKKKG; translated from the exons atggaTAATAGACCAGAGTGGGGAAAAGGATGTAGTCGTG GATGTCTTTTACCCCAAcgggttgttgttgctataaTGAGTTTTTTGGCAATCATTTGCGCCTACACTCATCGTGTTTCAATTTCTCATGTTATCACCAAATTGGTAGTACCCATTAATCGGACAAACGATGAAGTGGATCACGAAGATGTATGCCCAGTAGATGAAGACACCTCGACAGAGACCCCTCTA ttttttttatgtactaGCCGACCGGACCAACATCCGTGCATTAAGCCTGAAGAGCTTAGCTATCTGACTGAAGCATTGGGAGAACGTAGCCAGGGAAAGTCGCCGCTACCATGGAAGGAATTGTTACTCAGTGTGCCTTTACTGGCGTTGGTAATAAGTCAAATCGGCCATGACTGGGGTTACTATGTAATGATTACGTGTCTTCCCAAATACATTGCTAATGTTATTCGGTTTTCGATTCGATCGAATGGATTTGTGACGGCCCTTCCATTTCTTGCTATGTTCATTTGTACAAATCTTGCTGGTTTACTTGCAGATTATATAATTAAGTCGGGAAAAATGTCTATAACCAATGAACGTaaattatatacttttatat CTGCCTTTGGACCTGGTGCATTCACCGTCTTGGCTTCATATGCAGGATGCAATAAGATTCTTGTAATtggtttgtttacttttgcaaTGTTTCTAATGGGTTTTTATTACTCTGGACAAAAGTTGACACCCATGGACATGTCACCAAGCTATGCAGGCACCTTAATGGCGATTTGCAATGGACTTGGCTCTCTTGCAGGTTTAGCCTCACCTCCAGTTGTCGGTTATTTGACGCCAAAC GCCACAATGAATGAGTGGCGCGTTGTATTTTGGTTGGGTTTCGTGATCTTTATCATATCTGCTATTGTATTTGCGGTCATTGGCACAGCAGAGGTTCAGCCTTACGATCCAGCATATACaggcgaaaagaaaaaaggatAA
- the LOC117564685 gene encoding putative inorganic phosphate cotransporter isoform X1 produces MDNRPEWGKGCSRGCLLPQRVVVAIMSFLAIICAYTHRVSISHVITKLVVPINRTNDEVDHEDVCPVDEDTSTETPLNKGDYDWSEQMQGYILGSFYLGYLISQLPGGVLADKYGAKWVLSACLLLSGLCTMCLPLAIHVGEEWGLIVMRVFTGLAQGPLFPGLTALLSSWVPSHERGRLCAFAFSGVTIGTVVSNLSSGLMLHYYHWSVTFVVFGLTGPVWFIIFFFLCTSRPDQHPCIKPEELSYLTEALGERSQGKSPLPWKELLLSVPLLALVISQIGHDWGYYVMITCLPKYIANVIRFSIRSNGFVTALPFLAMFICTNLAGLLADYIIKSGKMSITNERKLYTFISAFGPGAFTVLASYAGCNKILVIGLFTFAMFLMGFYYSGQKLTPMDMSPSYAGTLMAICNGLGSLAGLASPPVVGYLTPNATMNEWRVVFWLGFVIFIISAIVFAVIGTAEVQPYDPAYTGEKKKG; encoded by the exons atggaTAATAGACCAGAGTGGGGAAAAGGATGTAGTCGTG GATGTCTTTTACCCCAAcgggttgttgttgctataaTGAGTTTTTTGGCAATCATTTGCGCCTACACTCATCGTGTTTCAATTTCTCATGTTATCACCAAATTGGTAGTACCCATTAATCGGACAAACGATGAAGTGGATCACGAAGATGTATGCCCAGTAGATGAAGACACCTCGACAGAGACCCCTCTA AATAAAGGCGATTACGACTGGAGTGAACAGATGCAGGGCTACATTCTGGGCAGCTTCTATTTGGGTTATCTTATCTCGCAACTGCCAGGCGGAGTCTTGGCTGACAAATATGGTGCCAAATGGGTGCTGAGTGCATGCTTGCTGCTTTCTGGTCTGTGTACAATGTGTTTGCCATTGGCAATACATGTGGGTGAAGAATGGGGACTAATAGTAATGCGTGTGTTTACGGGACTAGCACAAGGACCTCTGTTTCCAGGGCTCACGGCCTTGCTCTCCTCTTGGGTACCATCCCATGAGCGTGGCAGATTGTGTGCCTTTGCCTTCAGTGGAGTTACTATAGGTACGGTCGTTAGTAACCTAAGTTCTGGGCTCATGCTTCACTACTACCATTGGTCAGTTACCTTTGTGGTTTTTGGTTTAACGGGACCTGTGtggtttataatattt ttttttttatgtactaGCCGACCGGACCAACATCCGTGCATTAAGCCTGAAGAGCTTAGCTATCTGACTGAAGCATTGGGAGAACGTAGCCAGGGAAAGTCGCCGCTACCATGGAAGGAATTGTTACTCAGTGTGCCTTTACTGGCGTTGGTAATAAGTCAAATCGGCCATGACTGGGGTTACTATGTAATGATTACGTGTCTTCCCAAATACATTGCTAATGTTATTCGGTTTTCGATTCGATCGAATGGATTTGTGACGGCCCTTCCATTTCTTGCTATGTTCATTTGTACAAATCTTGCTGGTTTACTTGCAGATTATATAATTAAGTCGGGAAAAATGTCTATAACCAATGAACGTaaattatatacttttatat CTGCCTTTGGACCTGGTGCATTCACCGTCTTGGCTTCATATGCAGGATGCAATAAGATTCTTGTAATtggtttgtttacttttgcaaTGTTTCTAATGGGTTTTTATTACTCTGGACAAAAGTTGACACCCATGGACATGTCACCAAGCTATGCAGGCACCTTAATGGCGATTTGCAATGGACTTGGCTCTCTTGCAGGTTTAGCCTCACCTCCAGTTGTCGGTTATTTGACGCCAAAC GCCACAATGAATGAGTGGCGCGTTGTATTTTGGTTGGGTTTCGTGATCTTTATCATATCTGCTATTGTATTTGCGGTCATTGGCACAGCAGAGGTTCAGCCTTACGATCCAGCATATACaggcgaaaagaaaaaaggatAA
- the LOC117564685 gene encoding putative inorganic phosphate cotransporter isoform X2 encodes MKTPRQRPLYMQNKGDYDWSEQMQGYILGSFYLGYLISQLPGGVLADKYGAKWVLSACLLLSGLCTMCLPLAIHVGEEWGLIVMRVFTGLAQGPLFPGLTALLSSWVPSHERGRLCAFAFSGVTIGTVVSNLSSGLMLHYYHWSVTFVVFGLTGPVWFIIFFFLCTSRPDQHPCIKPEELSYLTEALGERSQGKSPLPWKELLLSVPLLALVISQIGHDWGYYVMITCLPKYIANVIRFSIRSNGFVTALPFLAMFICTNLAGLLADYIIKSGKMSITNERKLYTFISAFGPGAFTVLASYAGCNKILVIGLFTFAMFLMGFYYSGQKLTPMDMSPSYAGTLMAICNGLGSLAGLASPPVVGYLTPNATMNEWRVVFWLGFVIFIISAIVFAVIGTAEVQPYDPAYTGEKKKG; translated from the exons ATGAAGACACCTCGACAGAGACCCCTCTA TATGCAGAATAAAGGCGATTACGACTGGAGTGAACAGATGCAGGGCTACATTCTGGGCAGCTTCTATTTGGGTTATCTTATCTCGCAACTGCCAGGCGGAGTCTTGGCTGACAAATATGGTGCCAAATGGGTGCTGAGTGCATGCTTGCTGCTTTCTGGTCTGTGTACAATGTGTTTGCCATTGGCAATACATGTGGGTGAAGAATGGGGACTAATAGTAATGCGTGTGTTTACGGGACTAGCACAAGGACCTCTGTTTCCAGGGCTCACGGCCTTGCTCTCCTCTTGGGTACCATCCCATGAGCGTGGCAGATTGTGTGCCTTTGCCTTCAGTGGAGTTACTATAGGTACGGTCGTTAGTAACCTAAGTTCTGGGCTCATGCTTCACTACTACCATTGGTCAGTTACCTTTGTGGTTTTTGGTTTAACGGGACCTGTGtggtttataatattt ttttttttatgtactaGCCGACCGGACCAACATCCGTGCATTAAGCCTGAAGAGCTTAGCTATCTGACTGAAGCATTGGGAGAACGTAGCCAGGGAAAGTCGCCGCTACCATGGAAGGAATTGTTACTCAGTGTGCCTTTACTGGCGTTGGTAATAAGTCAAATCGGCCATGACTGGGGTTACTATGTAATGATTACGTGTCTTCCCAAATACATTGCTAATGTTATTCGGTTTTCGATTCGATCGAATGGATTTGTGACGGCCCTTCCATTTCTTGCTATGTTCATTTGTACAAATCTTGCTGGTTTACTTGCAGATTATATAATTAAGTCGGGAAAAATGTCTATAACCAATGAACGTaaattatatacttttatat CTGCCTTTGGACCTGGTGCATTCACCGTCTTGGCTTCATATGCAGGATGCAATAAGATTCTTGTAATtggtttgtttacttttgcaaTGTTTCTAATGGGTTTTTATTACTCTGGACAAAAGTTGACACCCATGGACATGTCACCAAGCTATGCAGGCACCTTAATGGCGATTTGCAATGGACTTGGCTCTCTTGCAGGTTTAGCCTCACCTCCAGTTGTCGGTTATTTGACGCCAAAC GCCACAATGAATGAGTGGCGCGTTGTATTTTGGTTGGGTTTCGTGATCTTTATCATATCTGCTATTGTATTTGCGGTCATTGGCACAGCAGAGGTTCAGCCTTACGATCCAGCATATACaggcgaaaagaaaaaaggatAA